A genomic segment from Canis aureus isolate CA01 chromosome 4, VMU_Caureus_v.1.0, whole genome shotgun sequence encodes:
- the LOC144313073 gene encoding uncharacterized protein LOC144313073 isoform X1 has protein sequence MMVLAMERTTDERQGKKKVSEKEMRRRLPSLAWDRVLPTSLLLSMLEFIGLERRYTDGQQTHGKMFIITYQQGNANQNYSELSPHTFQNGLNQYKNQQVLARMWRKRNTCTPLMRVQTGAATMENRQTAITCCQIRLPEDTVSYNLNVHGGMLDNPRGVAFWKITCL, from the exons AggtttcagaaaaggaaatgagaagaagaTTGCCGAGTTTGGCTTGGGACCGAGTGTTACCAACATCACTTCTCCTGT ctATGTTAGAATTTATTGGTTTggaaagaagatatacagatggccaacagacacatggaaagatgttcatcatcacttatcagcagggaaatgcaaatcaaaactacagtgagctTTCCCCCCACACCTTCCAGAATGGCTTAAATCAATACAAGAaccaacaggtgttggcgaggatgtggagaaaaaggaacacttgtacACCGTTAATGCGagtacaaactggtgcagccactatggaaaaca gaCAGACTGCCATCACGTGCTGCCAGATACGACTTCCTGAAGACACTGTATCATACAACCTGAATGTTCATGGAGGAATGTTGGATAATCCCCGAGGAGTGGCGTTCTGGAAAATAACTTGTCTGTAA